A DNA window from Thermoanaerobaculales bacterium contains the following coding sequences:
- the selD gene encoding selenide, water dikinase SelD, which translates to MTTRRDLLIVFGSTQRVMQAERAARERGLNVDAVPAPRAVSSQCGVVLEAQADQADALAEVLAAAALAPESVYRRRGETWTPSALDAVAPAEVTALTRGSAYGGCGAKLAKGLLETILCGLPRLESEDLLVGIEFADDAGVVRVSPELAIIHTTDFFPPIVDDPFTFGRIAAVNALSDVYAMGGRPLAAMNLVSFPLARLGRDVLKEILRGGLTALKEAGAVLAGGHTVEGTELLYGLAVTGTVHPDRIWRNGGAQAGDLLLLTKPLGTGLVATAAKAELVDPGHLATAMRWMGTLNRDAAEALHDAEPHAVTDVTGFGLAGHAAEMANASGLTLELDLAALPRLPGALEAAATGLVPAGAGKNRDSVARVLEIADGADPLLVDLALDPQTSGGLLAALPAADARRLQRRLPSSAIIGRATAGAAGVVALKASR; encoded by the coding sequence AGTGCGGGGTGGTGCTCGAAGCGCAAGCCGACCAGGCCGACGCGCTCGCCGAGGTCCTCGCCGCCGCCGCCCTGGCGCCGGAGTCGGTCTACCGCCGCCGCGGCGAGACCTGGACGCCGAGCGCGCTCGATGCGGTGGCGCCGGCCGAGGTCACCGCCCTGACCAGGGGCAGCGCCTACGGCGGGTGCGGCGCCAAGCTCGCCAAGGGACTGCTGGAGACGATCCTGTGCGGCCTGCCGCGGCTGGAGTCGGAGGACCTGCTGGTCGGCATCGAGTTCGCCGACGACGCCGGCGTGGTCCGGGTGTCGCCCGAGCTCGCGATCATCCACACCACCGACTTCTTCCCGCCGATCGTCGACGACCCCTTCACCTTCGGCCGGATCGCGGCGGTCAATGCCCTGTCCGACGTCTACGCGATGGGCGGCCGGCCGCTCGCCGCCATGAACCTGGTGAGCTTCCCGCTGGCGCGCCTCGGCCGCGACGTGCTCAAGGAGATCCTGCGCGGCGGCCTGACCGCTCTCAAGGAGGCCGGGGCGGTGCTCGCCGGCGGCCACACCGTCGAGGGCACCGAGCTGCTCTACGGCCTGGCCGTCACCGGCACCGTCCACCCCGACCGGATCTGGCGCAACGGCGGCGCCCAGGCGGGGGACCTGCTGCTGCTCACCAAGCCGCTCGGCACCGGGCTGGTGGCCACCGCGGCGAAGGCCGAGCTGGTCGACCCCGGCCACCTCGCCACCGCGATGCGCTGGATGGGCACCCTCAACCGGGACGCCGCCGAGGCGCTCCACGACGCCGAGCCCCATGCGGTCACCGACGTCACCGGATTCGGCCTGGCCGGCCACGCCGCCGAGATGGCGAACGCTTCCGGCCTCACCCTCGAGCTCGACCTCGCCGCCCTGCCGCGGCTGCCCGGTGCGCTCGAGGCCGCCGCCACCGGGCTGGTCCCGGCCGGCGCCGGCAAGAACCGGGACAGCGTCGCCCGCGTGCTCGAGATCGCCGACGGCGCCGATCCGCTGCTGGTCGACCTGGCGCTCGACCCTCAGACCTCGGGGGGCCTGCTGGCCGCGCTGCCCGCGGCGGACGCCCGCCGACTGCAGCGACGGTTGCCGTCGTCCGCCATCATCGGCAGGGCGACTGCCGGTGCAGCGGGCGTGGTGGCCCTGAAGGCGTCCCGGTAG